In Nitrospiria bacterium, the genomic window CGCCCAAGGGAATGATCGATCACCTGAAACTCCGGCGTCCGATCTACAAAAAGACCGCGGCCTACGGCCACTTCGGCCGAACGGAGCCGGAGTTCACCTGGGAAAAAACCGATTTGGCCGAAACCCTTCGAAAGGAAGCCGGAATATAATGGATTACGATATCAAGGACATTCGTCTCGCGCAAAAGGGCCTGCTCCGGATGGAATGGGCGCAGCAGGAAATGCCCGTCATGGATCTGGTCAACAGGCGTTTCAAAAAAGAGCTGCCGTTGCGAGGGACCCGAGTCTCGGCCTGTCTTCACGTCACCACCGAAACAGCCAACCTGATGACCACCCTGAAGTCCGGCGGAGCCGACGTGGTGCTCTGCGCCTCCAACCCGCTCAGCACGCAGGACGACGTCGCGGCCGCGTTGGTCGAGCACCATCAAATCCCGGTCTTTGCCATCAAGGGGGAGGACAACGACACCTACTACCGCCATATCCAGGCGGCCCTGAATCACCGGCCCATGATCACGATGGACGACGGCGCCGACCTCGTCTCGACGCTTCATTCCAAACGGAAAGACCTCCTGAAGGACATCATCGGCGGGACCGAAGAGACCACGACCGGCGTGATCCGCCTGAGAAGTATGGCCGCGCGGGGCGTTCTGAAGTTCCCAATCGTCTCGGTCAACGACGCCAACACAAAGCACCTTTTCGATAACCGCTACGGCACCGGCCAGAGCACCGTCGACGGAATCCTGCGCGCCACCAATCGTATGGTGGCCGGGACGGTCTTCGTGGTCAGCGGTTACGGCTGGTGCGGGCGCGGCCTGGCGATGCGGGCCAAGGGGATGGGCGCCGACGTCGTCGTCACGGAAATCGATCCTCTCAAGGCGATCGAGGCCGTCATGGACGGTTTTCGCGTCATGCCCATGGCCGGGGCGGCCCAGATCGGCGACTTTTTCGTCACCGTCACCGGCGACATCAAGGTCATTCGCCGCGAGCACTTTGCGGTCATGAAGGACGGCGCGGTCGTCTGCAACTCGGGCCACTTCAATGTCGAGATCGACATCCCCGCACTGGAGAAAATGAGCCAGCGAAAGCGCGCGATCCGTGAATTCGTGGATGAGTACACGCTGTCCAACGGACGGCGCGTCAACCTGCTCGGGGAAGGCCGCCTCATCAACCTGGCGGCCGCGGAAGGCCACCCGGCCAGCGTCATGGACATGAGCTTCGCCAATCAGGCCCTCTCGGCCGAGTACATGGTGAAGAATTCCAAGAAACTGGAGCGGAAGGTTTATCCTGTACCCGCCGCGATCGACCAGGAAATCGCACGGCTGAAACTCAAAGGTATGGGGATCCAGATCGATCGGCTCACCAAGGAACAGGAGAAATACCTGGCCTCCTGGGAGATGGGTACATAGCGACCGGGATTCCCAGGATCTCCATACCTATCACCAATAAAAGCCTGGTATTTCGACCTCCCGCCCCCTCTACTCGGCCTACGATTGTGTTATAATTATCCTCATGACGAACCAACAGATCGCGGACGCATTTCGGAGCATCGCAGACCGCTTGCAACTGGAAGGCGCCAACCCTTACCGGATCCGGGCCTATCGGAACGCGGCAACGAATCTTGAACGATCGAAGGATTCGGCGGCCGATCTGGCCCATCGCGGCCAGTTAAAAAAGATTCCCGGGATCGGCCGGGATCTGGAACGGAAAATTTTGGAGGGCCTGAAAACCGGAACGATCCGCGAACCGGATTTCGACAATCCGGTCCCAGACCGCATTCCCTTCCATGTTCCCGGGCTCGATCCCAAATGGGCGATGTTGCTCCACAAGCGATTTCAGATCGAAAACCTCCAGGACCTTGAACAACTGGCCCGATCCCGCCTTCTTCGAACGCTTCCGGAACTGGGCACCGAGCTGGAACACCGGATCCTGGACGGTTTGGAGAGCTTGAAGAAAAATGAGCGTCCGTTGCCATCTCCCTGACCGTCGCGAAAGGGATCTGTAATGGCTTCGACTCGTCTTAAAAAGGAAAAACTGCTTTCCCACGGTTTGCTGGCGCTGGGAATCCTGACCGCGATCCTGGCGACCCGCCTCGCCTATTCCGAGGAAAAGAGCCCGCCGGCCCTCACCATCGAAGAAGCCGTGATCGCACCCGGGGTGGAAAACCTGACGCCGGTCAAGCCGGCCCTGTCGTTTGATTCGACCGTGGGAAAACTCTATTGCTTCACCCGGATCAAGAGCGATCGGCCCCCCGCCTTTATCAAACACCTCTGGTTCCAAGGGGACAAGATGGTGATGGAAGTGACCCTTCCCGTCAAATCGACGAGCTGGCGGACCTACAGCACGAAAACGATTTTACCCTCCGCCTCCGGAGATTGGAAAGTGGACGTAACCTCCGAGGATGGGACCGTCTTGAAAACCCTGAACTTCAGGATCCGGTAAGAAACGATCCCGCCCGCCCGAAACCAAGGCCCCGGGTCTGAAACTTGACAAAGGATTTTTCGTTACGCTATATTATTTTTCCAGTGATGAAAAACATGTTTTCCTTTCAATTCATTCCATTCAGGTCGGTTGAACTCCCGCCTGCCGTCGAAAACTCGCCGTGAAAGAACCGGGCCTTAAATGATCAACGTTCAAAATCTCACGAAGCGATACGGGGATCTCACCGCGATCGAGGACGTGACCTTCAACGTGCAGAAAGGCGAGATCCTCGCTTTCCTGGGACCCAACGGCGCGGGGAAGACCACCACCATGCGCATCCTGACCTGCTTCCTCCCGGCCACGAGCGGAACGGCCTCCGTCGCCGGCTACGATATTTTCGAGCAGCCTCAGGAGGTCAAGAAACACATCGGCTATCTCCCCGAGTCCCCGCCCCTTTACACCGAGATGACCGTAACGGAATATCTCCGCTTCGTATCCAAGATCAAGGGCATCGAACGGAGGGATCGAGCCCAGGCGCTGACGCGGGTGTTGGAGCGCTGCGCGCTGACCGATGTGCGTCACCGCCTGATCGGCAACCTTTCGCGGGGATACCGTCAACGCGTCGGGCTCGCCCAAGCCCTGATCCACAACCCCGAGGTCCTGATCCTGGACGAACCGACCACGGGCCTCGATCCGAAACAGATTATCGAGATGCGCGAGGTCATCAAGGAACTCGCCGGACAACACACGGTCATCCTCAGCACGCACATTCTTCCCGAAGCCACCGCCGTCTGCCAACGCGTGGTGATCATTCACAAGGGCCGGATCGTGGCCGTCGACACGCCCGACACGCTGTCCGCCCAGCTTCGTCAGTCGGAAAAGATCCGTTTGACGCTCCGGACGCCCTCGCCCGAAACCGCCGAGGCGTTAAAAACCGTCCCGGGCGTCGTCTCGATCTTTCAGGAACCGTCGACCGACGGACAGGTGTTCATGGTGGAATGCGAGCTCGGTCGCGACATCCGGACCGAGCTCGCCGCCCAGGCGGTCCGCCGCGGCTGGGGCCTGCTGGAATTGACCGCGGTCAAGCTGTCCCTCGAGGACGTCTTCCTCCAGCTGACCCAGGAAGAATCGAACCCGGAAGAACCGAAGGAAGCCGTCCTGAAGGGAGATGCGGCATGAGAAGCATGCTGGCCATCATGGGAAAAGAGCTCCGCGTCCTTTTTACCTCGCCGATGGCCTACGTGGTGACGGCGATCTTCATCCTGATTTCGGGTTACCTGTTTTACAGCATCGTGCTATTCGCCAGCAGCCAGAGCATGCAGATCATGCGCGTGCAGGGCGCGCTCCCGCAGATCAATCTGAACGATCTGATTTTCCGCCCGACCTTCCACAACATGGCGGTGATCCTGATGCTCACCCTGCCCCTGATCACGATGCGCCTCCTCGCCGAGGAAAAAAAGATCAAGACGATCGAATTGCTGATGACCTCCCCGGTGCCGCTGCTGTCCATCGTGCTGGGGAAATACCTGGCCGCGATGGTGGTCTTCTCCCTGATGCTGGCCATGACCGCTTATATGCCCTTGCTGATGTGGTACTACGGTTCGATCCAGTGGACGCCGATCCTGACGGGCTACCTCGGCATCTGGCTCCTGGGCGGCGTTTTCATCGCCGTCGGCCTGCTGGCGTCGTC contains:
- the ahcY gene encoding adenosylhomocysteinase, whose translation is MDYDIKDIRLAQKGLLRMEWAQQEMPVMDLVNRRFKKELPLRGTRVSACLHVTTETANLMTTLKSGGADVVLCASNPLSTQDDVAAALVEHHQIPVFAIKGEDNDTYYRHIQAALNHRPMITMDDGADLVSTLHSKRKDLLKDIIGGTEETTTGVIRLRSMAARGVLKFPIVSVNDANTKHLFDNRYGTGQSTVDGILRATNRMVAGTVFVVSGYGWCGRGLAMRAKGMGADVVVTEIDPLKAIEAVMDGFRVMPMAGAAQIGDFFVTVTGDIKVIRREHFAVMKDGAVVCNSGHFNVEIDIPALEKMSQRKRAIREFVDEYTLSNGRRVNLLGEGRLINLAAAEGHPASVMDMSFANQALSAEYMVKNSKKLERKVYPVPAAIDQEIARLKLKGMGIQIDRLTKEQEKYLASWEMGT
- a CDS encoding helix-hairpin-helix domain-containing protein, whose amino-acid sequence is MTNQQIADAFRSIADRLQLEGANPYRIRAYRNAATNLERSKDSAADLAHRGQLKKIPGIGRDLERKILEGLKTGTIREPDFDNPVPDRIPFHVPGLDPKWAMLLHKRFQIENLQDLEQLARSRLLRTLPELGTELEHRILDGLESLKKNERPLPSP
- a CDS encoding DUF2914 domain-containing protein; this encodes MASTRLKKEKLLSHGLLALGILTAILATRLAYSEEKSPPALTIEEAVIAPGVENLTPVKPALSFDSTVGKLYCFTRIKSDRPPAFIKHLWFQGDKMVMEVTLPVKSTSWRTYSTKTILPSASGDWKVDVTSEDGTVLKTLNFRIR
- a CDS encoding ATP-binding cassette domain-containing protein, with product MINVQNLTKRYGDLTAIEDVTFNVQKGEILAFLGPNGAGKTTTMRILTCFLPATSGTASVAGYDIFEQPQEVKKHIGYLPESPPLYTEMTVTEYLRFVSKIKGIERRDRAQALTRVLERCALTDVRHRLIGNLSRGYRQRVGLAQALIHNPEVLILDEPTTGLDPKQIIEMREVIKELAGQHTVILSTHILPEATAVCQRVVIIHKGRIVAVDTPDTLSAQLRQSEKIRLTLRTPSPETAEALKTVPGVVSIFQEPSTDGQVFMVECELGRDIRTELAAQAVRRGWGLLELTAVKLSLEDVFLQLTQEESNPEEPKEAVLKGDAA
- a CDS encoding ABC transporter permease subunit gives rise to the protein MRSMLAIMGKELRVLFTSPMAYVVTAIFILISGYLFYSIVLFASSQSMQIMRVQGALPQINLNDLIFRPTFHNMAVILMLTLPLITMRLLAEEKKIKTIELLMTSPVPLLSIVLGKYLAAMVVFSLMLAMTAYMPLLMWYYGSIQWTPILTGYLGIWLLGGVFIAVGLLASSLTENQIIASFIGFGAVLILWLIGWISQTVSDTSWGSFLTYLSIGEHTENFIRGMIDTKDLVYQATLIVAGLFITHRVLESQRWK